A window of the Streptomyces sp. NBC_00250 genome harbors these coding sequences:
- a CDS encoding ROK family glucokinase, translating into MSTYRDLAHRGSARGTVLRTVGTRERRSHLTAPRVPTVGIDIGGTKVMAGVVDADGNILEKLRTETPDKSKSPKVVEDTIVELVLDLSDRHDVHAVGIGAAGWVDAERATVLFAPHLAWRNEPLRDALQGRLAVPVMVDNDANTAAWAEWRFGAGRGEDHLVMITLGTGIGGAILEGGQVKRGKYGVAGEFGHMQVVPGGHRCPCGNRGCWEQYSSGNALVREARELAAADSPVAYNIIERVKGNVPEITGPLITELAREGDAMCVELLQDIGQWLGVGIANLAAALDPSCFVIGGGVSAADDLLIGPARDSFRRHLTGRGYRPEARITRAQLGPEAGMVGAADLARLVARRFRRANRRRVERYERYERYAQALRNGTSGRAARTPEDPPS; encoded by the coding sequence ATGAGTACCTACCGTGACCTCGCGCACCGGGGCTCCGCCCGCGGCACCGTGCTGCGGACCGTCGGCACCCGGGAGCGGCGCTCCCATCTGACGGCGCCCCGGGTGCCGACCGTCGGCATCGACATCGGCGGTACGAAGGTGATGGCCGGTGTCGTCGACGCCGACGGCAACATCCTGGAGAAGCTCCGCACGGAGACCCCGGACAAGTCCAAGAGCCCCAAGGTCGTCGAGGACACCATCGTCGAGCTGGTGCTGGACCTCTCCGACCGGCACGACGTGCACGCCGTCGGCATCGGCGCGGCGGGCTGGGTGGACGCCGAGCGCGCCACCGTGCTCTTCGCCCCGCACCTCGCCTGGCGCAACGAGCCCCTCCGGGACGCCCTCCAGGGCCGTCTCGCCGTCCCCGTCATGGTCGACAACGACGCCAACACCGCCGCCTGGGCGGAGTGGCGCTTCGGTGCCGGACGGGGCGAGGACCACCTCGTCATGATCACCCTCGGCACCGGCATCGGCGGCGCCATCTTGGAGGGCGGCCAGGTCAAGCGCGGCAAGTACGGGGTGGCCGGCGAGTTCGGCCACATGCAGGTCGTCCCCGGCGGCCATCGCTGCCCGTGCGGCAACCGCGGCTGCTGGGAGCAGTACAGCTCGGGCAACGCGCTGGTCCGCGAGGCCCGCGAGCTGGCCGCCGCCGACTCCCCGGTCGCGTACAACATCATCGAACGGGTCAAGGGGAACGTCCCGGAGATCACCGGGCCGCTCATCACCGAGCTGGCCCGCGAGGGCGACGCCATGTGCGTCGAGCTGCTCCAGGACATCGGCCAGTGGCTCGGCGTCGGCATCGCCAACCTGGCCGCCGCCCTCGACCCCTCCTGCTTCGTCATCGGCGGTGGTGTCTCGGCCGCCGACGACCTGCTCATCGGCCCCGCGAGGGACTCCTTCCGCCGCCACCTCACCGGCCGCGGCTACCGTCCCGAGGCCCGCATCACCCGCGCCCAGCTCGGCCCCGAGGCGGGCATGGTCGGTGCCGCCGACCTCGCCCGGCTCGTCGCCCGCCGCTTCCGCCGCGCCAACCGGCGCCGGGTGGAGCGGTACGAACGGTACGAGCGTTACGCCCAGGCCCTGCGCAACGGGACCTCGGGCCGGGCCGCCCGTACCCCCGAGGATCCGCCTTCATGA
- a CDS encoding ATP-binding cassette domain-containing protein, whose translation MTTATKTESAPLVELDDVSKYYGNIRALEGVSLEVRSGEISCVLGDNGAGKSTLIKIVAGLHRHDAGTFRIEGEEVTLANPRDALDRGIATVYQDLAVVPLMPVWRNFFLGSEPTKGSGPFKRLDVGLMRTTTREALLRMGIDLRDVDQPIGTLSGGERQCVAIARAVHFGAKVLVLDEPTAALGVKQSGVVLKYVAAARDQGLGVVLITHNPHHAYLVGDRFVLLKRGVMAGSHTKGSVTLDELTRQMAGGTELEDLRHELERPSGP comes from the coding sequence GTGACGACGGCCACGAAGACCGAGTCCGCTCCGCTCGTCGAGCTCGACGACGTCAGCAAGTACTACGGCAACATCCGCGCCCTCGAAGGGGTCTCCCTGGAGGTCCGCTCCGGCGAGATCTCCTGCGTCCTCGGCGACAACGGCGCCGGCAAGTCCACCCTCATCAAGATCGTCGCCGGGCTGCACCGGCACGACGCGGGCACCTTCCGCATCGAGGGCGAGGAGGTCACGCTCGCCAACCCTCGCGACGCCCTCGACCGGGGCATCGCCACCGTCTACCAGGACCTCGCCGTCGTCCCGCTCATGCCCGTCTGGCGGAACTTCTTCCTCGGCTCCGAGCCCACCAAGGGCTCCGGACCCTTCAAGCGGCTCGACGTCGGCCTGATGCGGACCACCACCCGCGAGGCGCTGCTCCGCATGGGCATCGACCTGCGCGACGTCGACCAGCCGATCGGCACCCTCTCCGGCGGCGAGCGCCAGTGCGTGGCCATCGCCCGCGCCGTCCACTTCGGCGCCAAGGTCCTCGTCCTCGACGAGCCGACCGCCGCGCTCGGCGTCAAGCAGTCCGGCGTCGTCCTGAAGTACGTGGCCGCCGCCCGCGACCAGGGACTCGGCGTGGTTCTCATCACCCACAACCCGCACCACGCCTATCTCGTCGGCGACCGGTTCGTCCTCCTCAAGCGCGGCGTGATGGCCGGCAGCCACACCAAGGGCTCCGTCACGCTCGACGAGTTGACCCGGCAGATGGCCGGCGGCACCGAGCTGGAGGACCTCCGCCACGAGCTGGAGCGGCCCTCCGGGCCGTAG
- a CDS encoding ABC transporter permease, with amino-acid sequence MSSTAPASGPSGPSGIDHVDERLLRTTPLKKLLARPELGSIVGAIAVFVFFSVVADSFLNPSSLGTVLYAASTIGIMAVPVALLMIGGEFDLSAGVLVTSSALISSMFSYQMTANVWVGVGVSLLVTLAIGVFNGFMLTRTQLPSFIITLGTFLMLTGLNLGLTKLISGTVSTKTIADMEGFDSARKLFASQLTIGGVEFKVTILWWFGLVALATWILLRTRFGNWIYAVGGGADAARAVGVPVYRTKIGLYMGVAFCAWISGQHLLFSFDVVQSGEGVGNELIFIIAAVIGGCLITGGYGSAIGSAVGALIFGMTSKGIVYAEWNPDWFKFFLGAMLLLATLLNAWIRKRVEATK; translated from the coding sequence ATGAGTTCCACCGCCCCGGCGTCCGGACCCTCGGGCCCCTCAGGCATCGACCACGTCGACGAGCGGCTGCTGCGCACCACCCCGCTGAAGAAGCTCCTCGCCCGCCCCGAGCTCGGCTCGATCGTCGGCGCGATCGCCGTCTTCGTCTTCTTCTCGGTGGTCGCCGACAGCTTCCTGAACCCGTCCAGCCTGGGGACCGTGCTCTACGCGGCCTCCACCATCGGCATCATGGCCGTCCCCGTCGCGCTGCTGATGATCGGCGGCGAGTTCGACCTGTCCGCCGGTGTCCTGGTCACCAGCTCGGCCCTGATCTCCTCGATGTTCAGCTACCAGATGACGGCGAACGTCTGGGTCGGGGTCGGCGTCTCGCTGCTCGTCACGCTGGCGATCGGCGTCTTCAACGGCTTCATGCTGACCCGTACCCAGCTGCCCAGCTTCATCATCACGCTCGGCACCTTCCTCATGCTGACCGGCCTGAACCTGGGCCTCACCAAGCTCATCAGCGGCACCGTCTCCACCAAGACCATCGCCGACATGGAGGGCTTCGACTCCGCCCGCAAGCTGTTCGCCTCGCAGCTGACCATCGGCGGCGTCGAGTTCAAGGTGACCATCCTGTGGTGGTTCGGCCTGGTCGCGCTCGCCACCTGGATCCTGCTCCGGACCCGCTTCGGCAACTGGATCTACGCGGTCGGCGGCGGCGCCGACGCGGCCCGCGCGGTCGGCGTCCCCGTCTACCGGACGAAGATCGGCCTCTACATGGGCGTGGCGTTCTGCGCCTGGATCTCCGGCCAGCACCTGCTCTTCTCCTTCGACGTCGTCCAGTCGGGCGAGGGCGTCGGCAACGAGCTGATCTTCATCATCGCGGCCGTCATCGGCGGCTGTCTGATCACCGGCGGATACGGCTCCGCCATCGGCTCGGCGGTCGGCGCCCTCATCTTCGGCATGACCAGCAAGGGCATCGTGTACGCCGAGTGGAACCCGGACTGGTTCAAGTTCTTCCTGGGAGCGATGCTCCTCCTGGCGACCCTGCTGAACGCCTGGATCCGCAAGCGCGTGGAGGCCACCAAGTGA
- a CDS encoding sugar ABC transporter substrate-binding protein, protein MTRLRTGGVRAAVGAVLALALTGALAGCSSTGGKRAEDARKAAEAQGRAAVDTPRWTFAMVTHSGDGDTFWDIVQKGAKQAAAKDNINFLYAHSDEAQQQAQLIDSYVAKGVDGLIVTLAKPDAMKAAVEKAVKAGIPVITVNSGAEQSKAYGALTHIGQDETVAGEAVGEELDKRGKKKALCVLHEQGNVGHEQRCAGTKKTFDGELVNLYVDGTNMPDVKASIEAKLQSDKSVDAVVTLGAPFADAAVQAAKSAGSKAEIDTFDLNAKVATSLQAGTLGFAVDQQPYLQGYEAVDLLWLYRYNANVLGGGKPVLTGPQIITKDDAARLVEYAERGTR, encoded by the coding sequence GTGACCAGGCTTCGGACAGGAGGGGTACGGGCCGCAGTCGGCGCCGTGCTCGCGCTCGCGCTCACCGGGGCGCTCGCCGGGTGCAGCAGCACCGGCGGAAAGCGGGCGGAGGACGCGCGCAAGGCCGCCGAGGCCCAGGGCAGGGCGGCCGTCGACACCCCCCGCTGGACCTTCGCCATGGTGACCCACTCGGGTGACGGCGACACCTTCTGGGACATCGTCCAGAAGGGCGCCAAGCAGGCCGCCGCCAAGGACAACATCAACTTCCTCTACGCGCACAGCGACGAGGCCCAGCAGCAGGCGCAGCTGATCGACTCGTACGTCGCCAAGGGCGTCGACGGTCTGATCGTCACGCTCGCGAAGCCCGACGCGATGAAGGCCGCCGTCGAGAAGGCCGTCAAGGCCGGCATCCCGGTGATCACCGTGAACTCCGGCGCCGAGCAGTCCAAGGCGTACGGGGCGCTCACCCACATCGGCCAGGACGAGACCGTCGCGGGCGAGGCCGTCGGCGAGGAACTCGACAAGCGGGGCAAGAAGAAGGCGCTCTGCGTCCTGCACGAGCAGGGCAACGTCGGCCACGAGCAGCGCTGCGCCGGAACGAAGAAGACCTTCGACGGCGAGTTGGTCAACCTCTACGTCGACGGCACCAACATGCCCGACGTGAAGGCGTCCATCGAGGCCAAGCTCCAGTCCGACAAGAGCGTCGACGCCGTCGTCACCCTCGGCGCCCCCTTCGCCGACGCCGCCGTCCAGGCCGCCAAGAGCGCCGGGAGCAAGGCCGAGATCGACACCTTCGACCTCAACGCCAAGGTCGCGACCTCCCTCCAGGCCGGCACCCTCGGCTTCGCCGTCGACCAGCAGCCCTACCTCCAGGGCTACGAGGCCGTCGACCTGCTCTGGCTGTACCGCTACAACGCCAACGTCCTCGGCGGCGGCAAGCCGGTCCTCACCGGCCCGCAGATCATCACCAAGGACGACGCCGCCCGGCTCGTCGAGTACGCGGAGCGGGGCACCCGATGA
- a CDS encoding GntR family transcriptional regulator: MDRTSPVPLYFQLAQQLESAVENGTLTPGTLLGNEIDLATRLGLSRPTVRQAIQSLVDKGLLVRRRGVGTQVVHSTVRRPLELSSLYDDLDAAGQVPATRVLVNRLEPATGQVAAALRVPEGSEVLYLERLRTAHGEPMAYLRNHLPAGLVDPDTARLEATGLYRMLRSAALTLHSARQAVGARAATAAEAALLDEREGAPLLTMERVTFDDTGRAVEYGSHLYRAARYSFEFQLMVRP, encoded by the coding sequence GTGGACCGCACCAGCCCGGTCCCGCTCTACTTCCAGCTGGCCCAGCAACTGGAGAGCGCCGTGGAGAACGGGACGCTGACCCCGGGCACCCTCCTCGGCAACGAGATCGACCTCGCCACCCGCCTCGGCCTCTCCCGCCCCACCGTCCGCCAGGCCATCCAGAGCCTCGTCGACAAGGGCCTCCTGGTCCGCCGCCGGGGCGTCGGCACCCAGGTCGTGCACAGCACGGTCCGCCGCCCGCTGGAACTGAGCAGCCTCTACGACGACCTCGACGCCGCCGGACAGGTCCCCGCCACCCGGGTCCTGGTCAACCGCCTCGAACCCGCCACCGGCCAGGTCGCCGCGGCCCTCCGCGTACCCGAGGGGAGCGAGGTCCTCTATCTCGAACGGCTCCGCACCGCACACGGCGAGCCCATGGCGTACCTGCGCAACCACCTCCCCGCCGGACTCGTCGACCCGGACACCGCCCGGCTGGAGGCCACCGGCCTCTACCGGATGCTCCGCTCCGCCGCGCTCACCCTGCACAGCGCCCGCCAGGCCGTCGGCGCCCGCGCCGCGACCGCCGCCGAGGCGGCCCTGCTGGACGAGCGGGAGGGTGCCCCGCTGCTGACCATGGAACGCGTCACCTTCGACGACACCGGCCGCGCCGTCGAGTACGGCTCCCACCTCTACCGGGCCGCCCGCTACTCCTTCGAGTTCCAGCTGATGGTCCGTCCGTAG
- a CDS encoding Gfo/Idh/MocA family protein yields the protein MRIGLIGTGRIGSFHAGVLARHPEVESLVVADADAVRAAGVAGALGAEAAPDVTALFAHALDAVVIASATAAHAELIARAAGAGLPAFCEKPISLDVPGTTAALTAVAEAGTELQIGFMRRFDPGYRAAREAVRSGRLGRLHTVRAATSDPEPPPAAYLPLSGGLFRDCLVHDFDIVRWVTGREVVEVYATGSDVGPAMFRDAGDVSTAAALLTLDDGTLVTATATRCNGAGYDVRMELAGDRDQIAVGLDDRTPLTSVEPWAPAPPGKPWTGFLERFAPAYEAELDAFVRVVRGEAPNPCDGREALAALRIAEACERSRRERRPVRVDDIG from the coding sequence ATGCGCATCGGACTCATCGGTACGGGACGGATCGGGAGCTTCCACGCGGGGGTGCTGGCCCGCCACCCGGAGGTCGAGTCGCTGGTCGTGGCGGACGCGGACGCCGTCCGGGCCGCCGGGGTCGCGGGAGCGCTCGGGGCGGAGGCGGCGCCGGACGTCACCGCGCTGTTCGCGCACGCCCTGGACGCCGTGGTGATCGCCTCCGCGACGGCCGCGCACGCCGAGCTGATCGCCCGCGCCGCGGGCGCGGGGCTCCCGGCCTTCTGCGAGAAGCCGATCTCCCTGGACGTGCCGGGAACGACGGCCGCGCTCACGGCGGTGGCGGAGGCCGGTACGGAGCTCCAGATCGGCTTCATGCGGCGCTTCGACCCCGGGTACCGGGCGGCGCGCGAGGCGGTGCGCTCTGGCCGGCTCGGCCGGCTGCACACCGTGCGGGCGGCGACCTCCGACCCGGAGCCGCCGCCGGCCGCGTACCTGCCGCTCTCCGGCGGTCTCTTCCGCGACTGTCTGGTGCACGACTTCGACATCGTCCGCTGGGTGACCGGGCGGGAGGTGGTGGAGGTGTACGCGACGGGTTCGGACGTCGGACCGGCGATGTTCCGTGACGCCGGGGACGTGTCCACGGCCGCCGCGCTGCTCACCCTGGACGACGGCACCCTGGTCACGGCGACCGCGACCCGCTGCAACGGCGCCGGGTACGACGTCCGCATGGAGCTGGCGGGCGACCGGGACCAGATCGCGGTGGGCCTGGACGACCGCACCCCGCTCACCTCGGTGGAACCCTGGGCTCCGGCCCCGCCGGGGAAGCCCTGGACCGGCTTCCTGGAGCGGTTCGCCCCCGCGTACGAGGCCGAGCTCGACGCCTTCGTACGCGTGGTGCGCGGCGAGGCGCCCAACCCGTGCGACGGCCGGGAGGCCCTGGCGGCGCTCCGGATCGCCGAGGCGTGCGAGCGCTCGCGGCGGGAGCGGCGTCCGGTCCGGGTGGACGACATCGGCTAG
- a CDS encoding cytochrome P450 family protein, protein MSVIELGEYGADFTANPYPYYATFREAGPVHEVRMPDGFRFWLVVGHEEGRAAFADPRLAKSPHVIGVRAPEEDIIGVHLLSADAPDHTRLRRLVTGEFTGRRVEALRPRIERLTADLVDAMEPAGRADLVEAFAYPLPITVICELLGVPSADRDTFRRWSTELVTPTGDEDFTRSMVDFGAYLDALIEDKRAAGPTDDLLSGLIAARAEDGDRLSGPELRAMAYLLLIAGHETTVNLIANTVRNLLTHPEQLAALRADPSLLDGTIEESLRYDGPVETSTFRFSREPVTLGGTEIPAGQSVLVAIGALDRDPARFPEPDRFDIRRDTKGHLAFGHGIHYCLGAPLARLEGRIALRTLLDRFPNLELDPEGEPWEWLPGLLMRGVRHLPVRW, encoded by the coding sequence ATGTCCGTCATCGAACTGGGGGAGTACGGCGCGGACTTCACCGCGAACCCGTACCCCTACTACGCCACGTTCCGCGAGGCCGGCCCCGTCCACGAGGTGCGGATGCCCGACGGCTTCCGGTTCTGGCTGGTCGTCGGCCACGAGGAGGGCCGCGCGGCGTTCGCCGACCCCCGACTCGCGAAGTCCCCGCACGTGATCGGCGTACGGGCGCCGGAGGAGGACATCATCGGCGTCCACCTCCTCTCGGCCGACGCGCCCGACCACACCCGGCTGCGCCGCCTGGTCACGGGCGAGTTCACCGGCCGCCGGGTGGAAGCCCTGCGGCCCCGCATCGAGCGGCTCACCGCAGACCTCGTCGACGCGATGGAACCGGCCGGTCGGGCCGACCTCGTCGAGGCCTTCGCGTATCCGCTGCCGATCACCGTCATCTGCGAGCTCCTCGGGGTCCCCTCGGCGGACCGCGACACCTTCCGCCGCTGGTCGACGGAGCTGGTCACCCCCACCGGCGACGAGGACTTCACCCGGAGCATGGTGGACTTCGGCGCCTACCTCGACGCGCTCATCGAGGACAAGCGGGCCGCGGGCCCCACCGACGACCTGCTCTCCGGTCTGATCGCCGCCCGCGCCGAGGACGGCGACCGGCTCTCCGGGCCCGAACTCCGGGCCATGGCCTATCTGTTGCTCATCGCGGGCCATGAGACCACCGTCAATCTGATCGCCAACACCGTCCGCAATCTGCTCACCCACCCCGAGCAGCTCGCCGCCCTGCGCGCCGACCCGAGCCTCCTGGACGGGACGATCGAGGAGTCCCTGCGGTACGACGGGCCGGTGGAGACCAGCACCTTCCGTTTCAGCCGGGAGCCCGTCACCCTCGGCGGCACCGAGATCCCGGCAGGTCAGAGCGTTCTCGTCGCCATCGGGGCGCTCGACCGCGACCCGGCCCGGTTCCCCGAGCCCGACCGCTTCGACATCCGCCGGGACACCAAGGGCCATCTGGCGTTCGGGCACGGCATCCACTACTGCCTGGGCGCCCCGCTCGCCCGGCTCGAAGGCCGGATCGCGCTCCGGACCCTCCTCGACCGCTTCCCGAACCTGGAACTCGACCCCGAGGGCGAGCCCTGGGAGTGGCTCCCGGGCCTCCTCATGCGAGGAGTCCGGCACCTTCCGGTCCGGTGGTGA
- a CDS encoding response regulator transcription factor encodes MTIRLLIVDDDPLVRAGLTFMLGGAEDLEIVGEGADGREVPELVARYAPDVLLMDIRMPHVDGLTATERLRAAGPGAPEVVVLTTFHADEQVLRALRAGAAGFVLKDTPPAEIVAAVRRVAAGDPVLSPAVTRQLMTHVAEQPEQSPRTAAAGRLTELADREREVAVAVGRGLSNAEIAAELYMSVPTVKTHVSRVLAKLGLNNRVQIALLVHDAGLLDEDGRN; translated from the coding sequence ATGACCATCCGGCTGCTCATCGTCGACGACGACCCCCTGGTCCGCGCGGGCCTCACCTTCATGCTCGGCGGTGCCGAGGACCTGGAGATCGTCGGCGAGGGCGCCGACGGCCGCGAGGTCCCCGAACTCGTCGCCCGGTACGCCCCCGACGTCCTCCTCATGGACATCCGCATGCCCCACGTGGACGGGCTCACCGCCACCGAGCGGCTGCGCGCCGCCGGGCCCGGCGCGCCCGAGGTCGTCGTCCTCACCACGTTCCACGCCGACGAGCAGGTGCTGCGCGCCCTGCGGGCGGGCGCCGCGGGCTTCGTCCTCAAGGACACCCCGCCCGCCGAGATCGTCGCCGCCGTCCGCCGGGTCGCCGCGGGGGACCCGGTGCTCTCCCCGGCCGTCACCCGCCAACTCATGACCCATGTCGCCGAACAGCCGGAACAGTCCCCGCGCACCGCGGCCGCCGGACGTCTCACCGAACTCGCCGACCGCGAGCGGGAGGTGGCGGTCGCCGTGGGCCGAGGCCTCTCCAACGCCGAGATCGCCGCCGAGCTGTACATGAGCGTGCCGACGGTCAAGACCCATGTCTCGCGCGTTCTCGCCAAACTCGGTCTCAACAACCGCGTCCAGATCGCCCTCCTCGTCCACGACGCCGGTCTCCTGGACGAAGACGGCCGGAACTGA
- a CDS encoding sensor histidine kinase, with product MTRTDRQRWLLPSHLVEPGGNGAARPRRTVRDWIVDTSLFLLAAFVGLIAADTSAQYTSGAVTLVDQLLGAAACCALWLRRRWPAGLAIGLSLLNVVAPVAAGALLASLFSVAVRKPFREVAAIGALAVAASTAQAFIRPDPTTNTGLSIALGFTLILLVTAWGMLVRSRRQLVDALRERARRAEAEAELRAAQAQRLAREAIAREMHDVLAHRLTLLSVHAGALEFRPDAPPEQVARAAGVIRDSAHEALQDLREIIGVLRAPGENGEGDRPQPTLVTLDALIEESREAGADVVLDTTVDEPAAVPAATGRTVYRIAQEGLTNARKHAPGTTVTVTVRGRPGEGLTVDIHNPAPAGPVPHVPGSGQGLIGLTERTALAGGRMEHGPAPDGGFSLHAWLPWPP from the coding sequence ATGACTCGTACGGACCGGCAGCGCTGGCTGCTCCCCTCCCACCTGGTCGAACCGGGTGGGAACGGAGCGGCGCGGCCCCGCCGTACCGTCCGCGACTGGATCGTGGACACCTCGCTCTTCCTCCTCGCGGCCTTCGTCGGCCTCATCGCCGCCGACACCAGCGCGCAGTACACCAGCGGGGCCGTCACCCTCGTCGACCAACTCCTGGGCGCCGCCGCCTGCTGCGCCCTCTGGCTGCGCCGCCGCTGGCCCGCCGGGCTCGCCATCGGGCTCTCGCTGCTCAACGTCGTGGCCCCGGTCGCCGCCGGCGCCCTCCTCGCGAGCCTGTTCAGCGTCGCCGTACGCAAGCCCTTCCGTGAGGTCGCCGCGATCGGCGCGCTCGCCGTGGCCGCCTCCACCGCGCAGGCGTTCATCCGGCCCGACCCCACCACCAACACCGGGCTCTCCATCGCCCTCGGCTTCACCCTCATCCTGCTCGTCACCGCCTGGGGCATGCTCGTCCGCTCCCGGCGCCAACTCGTCGACGCCCTCAGGGAACGCGCCCGTCGCGCCGAGGCCGAGGCCGAGCTGCGCGCCGCCCAGGCCCAGCGGCTCGCCCGTGAGGCCATCGCCCGCGAGATGCACGACGTCCTCGCTCACCGGCTCACCCTGCTCAGCGTGCACGCCGGAGCCCTGGAGTTCCGGCCCGACGCCCCGCCCGAGCAGGTCGCCCGCGCCGCCGGGGTCATCCGCGACAGCGCCCACGAAGCGCTCCAGGACCTCCGCGAGATCATCGGCGTCCTGCGCGCACCCGGCGAGAACGGCGAAGGCGACCGGCCCCAGCCCACCCTCGTCACCCTCGACGCGCTGATCGAGGAATCCCGCGAGGCCGGGGCGGACGTCGTCCTCGACACCACCGTGGACGAACCGGCCGCCGTGCCCGCCGCCACCGGCCGTACGGTCTACCGCATCGCCCAGGAGGGCCTCACCAACGCCCGCAAGCACGCCCCCGGCACCACGGTCACCGTCACCGTGCGCGGCCGTCCCGGCGAGGGCCTCACCGTCGACATCCACAATCCGGCGCCCGCCGGACCGGTCCCGCACGTCCCCGGCTCGGGCCAGGGCCTCATCGGGCTCACCGAACGCACGGCCCTCGCCGGCGGCCGGATGGAACACGGACCGGCCCCCGACGGCGGATTCTCGCTCCACGCCTGGCTACCGTGGCCCCCATGA
- a CDS encoding DMT family transporter, translating into MSASSIAAPVSLGAPRRAWLTDLPVLLVAVVWGASYLAAKGITTTHTVIAVLVLRFAVVLPVLVVAGWARLRALSAAQWRGAGALGLILSGIFLLETYGVVHTSATNAGLIISLTMIFTPLAEAAVTKVRPPRAFLGAAALSVAGVVLLTQGGGFTAPSLGDLLMLLAALARTVHVLAMSRIKAVRSADSLSLTTVQLGSAVAVFAVIAAFPGTGASPWAVALDFGPREWAGLLFLSVFCTLFAFFVQMWAVRRSSPSRVSLLLGTEPLWAAAAGIALAGDRPGVLGLAGAILVLAGTSWGRRAADGDAR; encoded by the coding sequence ATGTCAGCTTCGTCGATCGCCGCCCCCGTGTCCCTCGGCGCCCCGCGCCGGGCCTGGCTCACCGACCTGCCCGTTCTGCTCGTCGCCGTCGTCTGGGGCGCGAGCTATCTCGCGGCCAAGGGCATCACCACCACCCACACCGTCATCGCCGTCCTCGTGCTGCGGTTCGCGGTGGTGCTGCCCGTCCTGGTCGTCGCCGGGTGGGCCAGGCTCCGGGCGCTCAGCGCGGCCCAGTGGCGCGGCGCCGGGGCCCTCGGGCTGATCCTCAGCGGGATCTTCCTCCTGGAGACCTACGGCGTCGTCCACACCTCCGCCACCAACGCGGGCCTGATCATCAGCCTCACCATGATCTTCACCCCGCTGGCCGAGGCCGCCGTCACCAAGGTCAGGCCGCCCCGCGCGTTCCTCGGCGCCGCCGCGCTCTCCGTGGCCGGCGTCGTGCTCCTCACCCAGGGCGGTGGCTTCACCGCTCCCTCCCTCGGCGACCTGCTGATGCTGCTCGCCGCCCTCGCCCGTACCGTCCACGTCCTGGCGATGTCCCGGATCAAGGCGGTCCGGTCGGCCGACTCGCTCTCCCTCACCACCGTGCAGCTCGGCTCCGCCGTGGCCGTCTTCGCCGTCATCGCCGCCTTCCCCGGCACCGGCGCCTCGCCCTGGGCCGTGGCCCTCGACTTCGGGCCGCGCGAATGGGCGGGGCTGCTCTTCCTCTCCGTCTTCTGCACGCTCTTCGCCTTCTTCGTGCAGATGTGGGCGGTCCGCCGCAGCTCCCCGTCGCGGGTCAGCCTCCTCCTCGGTACGGAGCCGCTGTGGGCGGCCGCCGCGGGCATCGCCCTCGCCGGCGACCGCCCCGGCGTCCTCGGCCTCGCGGGCGCGATCCTCGTTCTGGCGGGCACCAGTTGGGGTCGCCGGGCCGCCGACGGCGACGCCCGGTAG
- a CDS encoding dihydrofolate reductase family protein, protein MATLSLTQFLTLDGVHQAPGGPEEDPSDGFTHGGWSVPFGDEDFGRFMDGVFTRPTAFLLGRRTYDIFAGYWPKQTDPANPIATKLNALPKYVASTTLESADWDGTTVLRGDVVEEVGALKERTDGEIQMHGSGGLARTLLDHDLIDTLHLLVFPVILGTGRRLFTDGVRPTAFRLTDARTTGAGVTLTTYELAGRPEYGSYA, encoded by the coding sequence ATGGCCACGCTCAGCCTCACCCAGTTCCTGACCCTCGACGGCGTCCACCAGGCCCCCGGCGGCCCGGAGGAGGACCCCAGCGACGGCTTCACGCACGGCGGCTGGTCCGTGCCGTTCGGGGACGAGGACTTCGGACGGTTCATGGACGGGGTCTTCACCCGGCCGACCGCCTTCCTCCTCGGCCGCCGCACGTACGACATCTTCGCCGGTTACTGGCCGAAGCAGACGGACCCCGCCAACCCGATCGCCACCAAGCTCAACGCGCTCCCCAAGTACGTCGCCAGCACCACCCTCGAATCCGCCGACTGGGACGGGACCACCGTGCTCCGCGGCGACGTCGTCGAGGAGGTCGGGGCACTCAAGGAGCGCACCGACGGCGAGATCCAGATGCACGGCAGCGGCGGCCTCGCCCGGACCCTGCTCGACCACGATCTGATCGACACCCTGCATCTGCTCGTCTTCCCGGTGATCCTCGGCACCGGCCGCCGCCTCTTCACCGACGGCGTCCGCCCCACCGCCTTCCGGCTGACCGACGCGCGCACCACCGGCGCGGGCGTCACCCTCACCACGTACGAGCTCGCGGGCCGCCCCGAGTACGGCAGCTACGCCTGA